AACTATGTCAACGTTATAACGTCATTATGTTAAGTGGTGACAGTCAAACTACAGTGAATGCGATTGCACATGAATTGGGAATTGATCATACATTTGCAAATGTAAAACCTAATGAAAAAGCTAAAGTCATTGAATCTTTGCAACAAAAAGGCCATAAAGTGATGATGGTTGGCGATGGGATTAATGACGCGCCTTCATTAACGCAAAGTGATATTGGTATTGCCATGGGATCCGGAACGGATATTGCCATTGAGTCATCAGATGTAGCATTAGTACACAATCATATTTCTCAAATTCCAGACGTATTAAAATTAAGCGAATTAACTATTAAGAATATTAAACAAAATTTATTTTTTGCTTTTTGCTATAATATAATTGGTATTCCAATTGCTGCGGCTGGATTTCTAGCACCTTGGGTAGCTGGAACTGCCATGGCCTTTAGTTCTGTATCTGTCGTATTGAACGCTTTACGTTTAAAACGTATTCAAAAATAAATTAAAAATTTTCAATTTATTGTAGTCATATGTAATAAAGTAGGGTATGATGAAAGAGAAGTTAGACATATGCGGGGTGATAATATGGCAAAACAGAATGAAAGAATTCAAAATGTGGTCCATATGTTATCATCAATTGGGGTTAAAGTTAAAAAAACAAAATCACGATTGGATATTATGCGATCACTTCCCAATGCAAAACCTGCAACAGAGAAATTAAAATAGCAAAAGCATAACGAAGAGTCACCAAGTGCATAATTTGTGAACGCACGAATTTACGTTATGATCACGATTATGCTTAAATATGTTAATAAAACAGACTAGGATGCCAGTGTCCTAGTCTGTTTTTCTATTATTTAAAAGTATAAGTCAGGTGAGATATTTATAAGGATGAACTGTTCGTAGGTGCATTATATTTTTTAGGTGTATGAAAGTGCATGCTTAAAAGGACACCTACACCGGCCATTAAACTCCATAATGCACTTCCACCATAACTGATAAATGGTAATGGAATACCCGTGATGGGTAACAATTGTATCGTCATACCAATATTTTGCACGATGTGAAAGAGTAACAAACTGACATATCCAATAATGAAGGATTTATTAAATAAGTCCGTTGTGCGCGCTGCGGTTTTCAAAAGATGCATTAACAATAATAAGTAAATGACTATTAAAATAACAGCTCCGATAAAACCGAATTCTTCACCGATAACAGAAAATATAAAGTCCGTATGGTTTTCAGGAATATAAACTTCACCTTGATTGAACCCTTTACCAATCAACTGACCAGAACCGATGGCTTTCATAGATTCTGTTAAATGAAAGCCATCTCCAGAACTATACGTATATGGATCTAACCAAGAGTTGATACGGCCTAATTGATACGTTTTAATGCCAGCAATATTTTCGATTAAGTTAGGTTTATATAAAATTGAGAGAATCAGACTACCACCGAAAACAATGACAACACCAAATAAGGGGGCAAGAATTTTCCATGAAATACCACTCACAACGATAATACCAGCAATAATGGCCATCACCACAAGGGTCGTACCCAAGTCGTTTTGAAGTAATATTAAAAGTAATGGAATGAACGCAACTCCGATGATTTTTAATATAAGCATCAAATCTGTTTCAAGTGACTTGTTAAAAGTAAAACGATTATGCTGTGCCACAACCTTAGATATGGCAAGAATTATTACAATTTTCATGAACTCAGAAGGTTGAATACTTATAGGACCAAAGCGATACCAACTTTTGGCGCCGTTAATAATGGGAGTTATCGACGTTTCAGGTAGTATGATTAATCCTATTAATAAAATGATAAATATTGAATAGATGATAAAAGTATATTTACGTATCTTCTTTGGGGATACAATCATAATCATTATGGCCAAGATGCCACCAAGTATGTAGTAAAAAATTTGTCTAATTCCGAAATCCATACTATATTGACCGCCACCCATTGCAGATTGAATGGTCAAAACACTAATTAAACATAAAATGAAAATAAGCGCGATTAGTTTCCAATCTAAGCGATGTCGTAAAGATTTTTGAGTTTGTTGACGTGAGGAAGCCATAGCTATCTCCTTTACGAAAAGAATATCATGTAGTAATTATATAATGATTGTACAGAACTTCACATCATTTTGCTAACATGAGTTTTGATTCATTTGAAAATGCATGCAATTCTATTCAAACTCATGGTATTATGGAGTTTAGAATACGATTTGGAGGCGTACATATGTCAAAAGAAGCTTTATGTATTATTTACGGCGGTAAAAGTGCCGAACATGATGTGTCTATACTAACTGCACAAAATGTTTTAAATGCTATTGATAAAGAGCAATATCAAATTGACATTATTTATATTACGAATGAAGGTATTTGGAGAAAAAAAGATAACATTACCGAAGTAATTACTGATTTAAATACTTTACATTTAGATGCGTCATTAGAAGGCGAAATTTCATCAATGTTAACATGTAGTAGTCAAGGCGGCCGTTATGACGTTGTCTTTCCATTATTACACGGGCCAAATGGTGAAGATGGAACGATTCAAGGATTATTTGAAGTGCTTGACCTTCCGTATGTTGGGAATGGTGTCCTAGCAGCTTCAAGTTCGATGGATAAACTTGTTATGAAACAATTATTTGCGCAACGTGGATTACCACAACTGCCATATGTGAGTTTTTTGCGTAGTGAATATGAAAAATATCAACACAATATACTTAAGCTTGTTCAAGATAAGTTAAAATTCCCGGTGTTTGTTAAACCAGCCAATTTAGGTTCAAGTGTTGGAATAAGCAAATGTGAAAATGAATCAGATTTAATAAAAGGGATTGAAGAGGCGTTTCAATTTGATCGTAAGCTTGTCATTGAGCAAGGTGTAAATGCGAGAGAAATAGAAGTAGCTGTTCTTGGCAATGATTATCCTGAGA
The sequence above is a segment of the Staphylococcus hyicus genome. Coding sequences within it:
- a CDS encoding Lmo0850 family protein; translated protein: MAKQNERIQNVVHMLSSIGVKVKKTKSRLDIMRSLPNAKPATEKLK
- a CDS encoding FtsW/RodA/SpoVE family cell cycle protein; the encoded protein is MASSRQQTQKSLRHRLDWKLIALIFILCLISVLTIQSAMGGGQYSMDFGIRQIFYYILGGILAIMIMIVSPKKIRKYTFIIYSIFIILLIGLIILPETSITPIINGAKSWYRFGPISIQPSEFMKIVIILAISKVVAQHNRFTFNKSLETDLMLILKIIGVAFIPLLLILLQNDLGTTLVVMAIIAGIIVVSGISWKILAPLFGVVIVFGGSLILSILYKPNLIENIAGIKTYQLGRINSWLDPYTYSSGDGFHLTESMKAIGSGQLIGKGFNQGEVYIPENHTDFIFSVIGEEFGFIGAVILIVIYLLLLMHLLKTAARTTDLFNKSFIIGYVSLLLFHIVQNIGMTIQLLPITGIPLPFISYGGSALWSLMAGVGVLLSMHFHTPKKYNAPTNSSSL
- a CDS encoding D-alanine--D-alanine ligase, whose product is MSKEALCIIYGGKSAEHDVSILTAQNVLNAIDKEQYQIDIIYITNEGIWRKKDNITEVITDLNTLHLDASLEGEISSMLTCSSQGGRYDVVFPLLHGPNGEDGTIQGLFEVLDLPYVGNGVLAASSSMDKLVMKQLFAQRGLPQLPYVSFLRSEYEKYQHNILKLVQDKLKFPVFVKPANLGSSVGISKCENESDLIKGIEEAFQFDRKLVIEQGVNAREIEVAVLGNDYPETTWPGEVIKDVAFYDYKSKYKDGKVQLSIPADLDEDVQMTLRNMAVEAFKATDCSGILRADFFVTDDDQIYINETNAMPGFTAYSMYPKLWENMGVSYAELITKLITLAKERHQDKQKNKHKID